One stretch of Nicotiana tabacum cultivar K326 chromosome 18, ASM71507v2, whole genome shotgun sequence DNA includes these proteins:
- the LOC107762531 gene encoding phototropin-1 yields the protein MEQQQNKQSPPLIPPLPRDPRGSLEVFNPSTYSISRPKNPVFRSSQPSWKNNWAESEPEPIKRSSSIPETEEESEPIVSSNNDIKEETTATSWMAIKDPIITPISTSQLASPITQTAISPAAAAAVNENGAAAQRAAEWGLVLKTDDETGKLKGVKVRNSGDDPNGKAENSRRNSGNSVRSSGEFSDDGAGKERGFPRVSEDLRDALSTFQQTFVVSDATKPDYPILYASAGFFKMTGYTSKEVIGRNCRFMQGSDTDPEDVAKIREALQSGSTYCGRLLNYKKDGTPFWNLLTIAPIKDEAGKVLKFIGMQVEVSKHTEGAKDKMVRPNGLPESLIRYDARQKEMASNSVTELLEVMKKPRARALSESTNRPLLRKSEGGGTEQDRQDIMGISNKLNLQNKAPARRHSHAGTRTTMQMEKINEIPDKKPKKPSRLSFIGIKKKGRSSTTTADDDFEARMTMDNDDDYDDDDESDNDGRPDSVDDKVRKKEMRKGIDLATTLERIEKNFVITDPRLPDNPIIFASDSFLELTEYSREEILGRNCRFLQGPETDPATVKKIRQAIDNQTDVTVQLINYTKTGKKFWNLFHLQPMRDQKGEVQYFIGVQLDGSQHVEPLHNSIPEDKATESAKLVKETAENVDDAVRELPDANSKPEDLWRNHSKVVHAKPHRKDSPSWQAIQKVLDSGEPIGLKHFKPIKPLGSGDTGSVHLVELCGTGQCFAMKAMDKSIMLNRNKVHRACAEREILDMLDHPFLPALYASFQTKTHICLITDYYPGGELFLLLDRQPTKVLKEDAARFYAAEVVVALEYLHCQGIIYRDLKPENVLLQSGGHISLTDFDLSCLTSCKPQLLLPEINEKKKHQKSQQNPIFMAEPMRASNSFVGTEEYIAPEIITGAGHTSAVDWWALGILLYEMLYGYTPFRGKTRQKTFSNILHKDLKFPGSIQVSLQGKQFMYRLLHRDPKNRLGSREGANEIKQHPFFRGVNWALVRCMNPPKLDAPHLGTEAEKEAKDINPEMEDLQTNVF from the exons ATGGAACAACAGCAAAACAAGCAATCTCCTCCTCTTATACCACCACTCCCCAGAGATCCAAGAGGCTCACTAGAAGTATTCAACCCATCAACTTACTCTATTTCCCGGCCAAAAAATCCAGTTTTCCGATCATCACAGCCGTCGTGGAAAAATAATTGGGCCGAGTCCGAGCCCGAGCCCATTAAAAGAAGCAGCAGCATCCCTGAAACAGAAGAAGAATCAGAGCCTATAGTATCCAGTAATAATGATATTAAAGAGGAAACTACTGCCACGTCATGGATGGCAATCAAAGACCCAATTATTACTCCAATTTCAACGTCGCAATTGGCTTCTCCGATTACTCAGACGGCAATTTCGCCGGCGGCAGCGGCGGCGGTGAATGAAAATGGAGCTGCTGCTCAGAGAGCGGCGGAGTGGGGACTGGTGCTGAAAACTGATGATGAAACTGGGAAGTTAAAAGGAGTTAAAGTTCGAAATTCTGGAGATGATCCTAATGGTAAAGCTGAGAATTCTAGAAGGAACTCCGGTAACTCTGTTCGGAGTTCCGGCGAGTTTTCTGACGATGGAGCTG GTAAAGAGAGGGGTTTTCCAAGGGTTTCAGAGGATTTGAGAGATGCCTTATCAACATTTCAACAAACATTTGTGGTGTCGGATGCAACAAAACCCGATTACCCGATTTTGTATGCAAGTGCTGGATTTTTCAAAATGACTGGTTATACATCAAAGGAGGTTATAGGCAGGAATTG TCGGTTCATGCAGGGTTCGGATACGGATCCTGAGGATGTGGCCAAGATCCGAGAAGCATTGCAATCGGGTTCGACTTATTGTGGAAGATTACTCAATTACAAAAAGGATGGGACCCCCTTTTGGAATCTCCTCACAATTGCACCTATCAAAGATGAGGCTGGCAAAGTTCTCAAATTCATTGG AATGCAAGTAGAAGTAAGCAAGCATACTGAAGGCGCAAAGGATAAGATGGTCCGACCAAATGGGCTTCCCGAATCATTGATACGCTACGACG CTCGTCAGAAGGAGATGGCTAGTAATTCAGTGACTGAGTTACTGGAAGTAATGAAAAAACCAAGGGCAAGAGCCTTAAGTGAATCGACAAATCGCCCTCTCTTGAGAAAGTCAGAAGGAGGTGGAACCGAACAAGACCGACAGGATATTATGGGCATCAGTAATAAACTAAATTTACAGAACAAAGCTCCAGCAAGAAGACATTCTCATGCTGGTACCAGAACAACCATGCAGATGGAGAAAATTAATGAAATCCCCGACAAGAAACCTAAAAAACCTAGTCGCCTCTCTTTCATCGG GATTAAAAAGAAAGGTCGTTCTAGTACTACAACTGCTGATGATGATTTTGAGGCAAGAATGACTATGGATAATGATGACGACTATGACGACGATGATGAGAGCGATAATGATGGACGCCCTGATAGTGTTGATGATAAAGTGAGGAAGAAGGAAATGAGGAAAGGTATTGATTTAGCAACGACTCTTGAACGAATAGAGAAGAActttgtcattactgatccaagGCTGCCTGATAATCCCATT ATATTTGCATCGGATAGTTTCTTGGAGCTGACAGAGTACAGCCGTGAAGAAATCTTGGGTAGAAACTGCag GTTTCTTCAAGGACCAGAAACTGATCCAGCTACTGTGAAGAAAATCAGACAAGCAATTGATAATCAAACTGATGTCACTGTTCAGCTCATTAACTACACTAAGACTG GCAAGAAGTTCTGGAATTTGTTCCACTTGCAGCCTATGCGTGATCAGAAG GGAGAGGTACAATACTTCATCGGAGTGCAACTAGACGGGAGTCAGCATGTAGAGCCACTTCACAACAGTATTCCCGAAGACAAGGCAACAGAGAGTGCAAAGCTG GTGAAAGAAACCGCTGAAAATGTTGATGACGCAGTTCGAGAACTTCCAGATGCCAATTCG AAACCAGAGGATTTATGGAGAAATCATTCAAAAGTTGTTCATGCAAAGCCTCATAGGAAGGACAGCCCATCTTGGCAAGCAATACAAAAG GTTTTGGACAGTGGAGAACCCATAGGCTTGAAGCATTTCAAGCCAATCAAACCACTGGGATCTGGTGATACTGGCAG CGTGCATTTAGTGGAACTGTGCGGAACTGGCCAATGTTTTGCTATGAAAGCAATGGATAAGAGCATAATGCTTAATCGAAACAAG GTGCATAGAGCTTGTGCAGAACGAGAAATCCTAGATATGTTGGACCACCCTTTTCTTCCCGCACTCTATGCATCTTTTCAG ACCAAAACCCATATTTGTCTGATAACTGATTACTACCCTGGTGGAGAGCTGTTCCTGCTTCTAGACAGACAACCAACAAAGGTGTTGAAGGAAGACGCCGCAAG GTTCTATGCCGCTGAAGTAGTGGTGGCCCTGGAGTACCTTCACTGTCAAG GTATAATTTACAGAGATCTGAAGCCTGAAAACGTCTTGCTACAGAGCGGTGGGCATATATCTTTGACGGATTTTGATCTTTCCTGTTTGACATCTTGCAAGCCACAG CTTTTACTTCCAGAAATCAACGAAAAGAAAAAGCATCAGAAAAGTCAACAGAATCCAATCTTCATGGCTGAACCTATGCGTGCATCAAATTCTTTTGTCGGAACTGAAGAGTACATAGCTCCG GAAATTATAACTGGAGCAGGCCACACTAGCGCAGTGGATTGGTGGGCTCTTG GCATTCTTTTATACGAAATGCTGTACGGTTACACACCATTCAGGGGAAAGACAAGGCAAAAGACATTCTCAAATATATTACACAAGGATTTAAAATTCCCAGGAAGCATACAG GTTAGTCTCCAAGGAAAGCAGTTCATGTATAGATTGTTGCATAGAGATCCCAAAAACAGGTTAGGATCCCGCGAAGGAGCAAACGAAATCAAGCAGCATCCATTCTTTCGAGGCGTGAATTGGGCATTAGTTCGATGCATG AACCCTCCAAAACTAGATGCTCCTCATTTGGGAACTGAAGCTGAGAAAGAGGCAAAAGACATCAACCCTGAGATGGAGGATTTACAAACAAATGTTTTCTAA